The segment TAGATTATGCCCGAGAATAACTCGGCTGCGACCTCGCCCCTGTCGATAGCTGTCAACAAAAAGAGCGCGCTCTCTTTCTGAACAATTATGCCGCCTTATATTCCGTTGATATCAGCCAATAAGGGTTTTTGACATGTAAAATACTGTCAGAAATTCGGTGGCACTATTATGGAGATAAAATGTTGTGATGTATTATTATCTGTCCTTTTCTTGTTTAACTTGAAGTATTAAGGTCTTTTTATCTTTACTCCCTTCAGGTGGTTGGCCAGCCTTTGTATTTTGTAGTTACTGAGAATCTAAGAAATACCTAGAAGTTTCTGACGTCAAAAACCTTCGCCAGATAGGTAAATTACCGTTCGGTAAATTACCTCAACAGAACCTTAAACTAAACAATAATCTTTTAAATATACAATAGAATTCTCTCAGTAATACTATAGTGCTATCATATTTCTAATAACACGCCTGCACCCTGTCCCTACCTTTAGGAGTGTGGACAGCCCACTCGAGCGAGAGGCCAAGAGTGGCTTGAGGCAACTACCCACTCTTCGGTTCAGCTCACACCGAGAACCCGAGCGTTAGGTCTTTACAGGCACGTCAGTGCCACTTTAACGTTCATGCATGGACTCCGGAAGAAACCGAGCAAGTGGGATATGCCTGGCGGGGAGTAATCGAAGGGGCGGGAACGATATAATTGGAGGGAGTTGGCCGATTCAGAGTGGGCTTCTATCTGTCTTACAGCCAGGGCCTGCTAGGGTTTTGTGCTTTGCATCTCCGCGGCCCCGTTCCTTGATTCAGTAGACTTGGCAACTTGGTGGAATGCTTGGTTTGCCTTCCTAAGAATGCTGTACACCGTCCCTTGACACCTTACTGCTCCTCTAATTGCAGGGTATTATGTTCTCCATTGGTTCTGTCAAGTGTCTCGTGCCAGGCCCCACCGCAGCTCAGGCGAGATTCGGGCTATAGTTACGGTGCGGCTCGGGTGTGGGGCCGGAGACAGGTGTTCAAGCTGGTCCAGTCCGCGACTGGACGAGACAAGACCGGTTATCCAACACTCTATGTATAATACACCGGCCGAATTCGACGATAAATGTCGAAGGGGCTTTGAAGAGCTGAGTTGTGCAACGCGTGGGCGAGACCCAACGACGTGGAGTAGGTGGAGTACTAGAAAACCAGGGCTTGCAGTTGGTCTGGCCTTTGCACAACAATTTGTTCTCCTGTTTTAATTTACCCAGTCAGGTGCCATGCGAATACCGTATACGTATAGAGCTTGGTGGTTTGGCGGGCTTGGGCGATCTGAAGCGACCCAAACTTATATTGCGGTGTGTACGCTATGTGGACGAATAACAGACCCCCTACGACAGTTGTCGCGCTTTGAGATTTGTATTATCTAGAGTTATTGAGAGATGTTGTGCTACCCGTTACAATTACTGTGTATTCgtgacttttttttctctcctcctTTATTGCTCTAGATTTTTCTGTCCCTTTAACCACTATTGTGTACCAGGAAGCCAGCAGGGATGCTAGCTTCTGACTGGCTAGCTCCTGACTTAGGCCTACTTATCTAGCTGCTGTCACCACCACCGGTGGTGGCGATAGCTAACAACAAGCAAGAAATAACATCATGATCACCAGCGCGTAGCCGTTTGTGCCTTTGAGAATTATCACCCGATAGAAGCCTTGCGCTTCCAACAACTTCCTTTTGTCCGAATCCTtatttttgctttttccGGTTGTCCACCGGCTTCAGCTAAATTTCCGAggccttgctggcctcggccattgactgttattagttgtCAACATAGCTTTTCCCAGCAACCTCTGTATTCCCCAACTGTACAACATAGAGACGCCTACTGTAACCCCCATGGTAGGCTTTTTTACGCAAGCTAGGCCATTCTGGTTTTCGCTTATAGATTCGCCTGGGTTGCCAGTTCTGTATAAAAATTGTTAAGCGCCTGACAAAGATTTGTAAGCGCGTTGTAAAACAGCGGAGCCGATAAAGTTCACTAGCACCCATGCACTCAAGTTCCACTTAGGCCCCTATCACGGACTACGCCGCACGAGCTGGGTCCGGGACCTGGGCGCCGGGCCCGGTATAAAATGTGTAAAATATAAGGGATAATGGCAACGTTAATTCAAAATAATAACAGATTAGATCTCTACTTAGCTCCGTGAAGTGTGTGTAACTAAGCAAAAATAGCCCCTTAGTGTAATTCTGCTTAAGGCTCCTTATTCCCATGGGTTCGTGGCAACTTGCAGCCACGAGGACCCATAGCGGTACCGCGTCCCGGTTTTTTCTTATTGCTTACTCTTGCTGATAAAGGCTTATAGTGCTAGGGATTACGCGTTGGCATGTTTAAAGCCCTTTCCGGACGCACACACGCGCAGAACGCAGGTGCTcagaaaacaacaacaaatcAAACCGAATTGTACTAAGAATTTTATTGCCCTAAATTTAAGGACGAAAAGAAAATTGTGGTGTATTCTTTGATCTGTGTTATTCGCCATACATAAACCTTTTATCCTCGTGCGCGGGATAACAGAATACCCTTTTCGCATCTGTCCTTAAAAGCGACTCGGCCCGAATTCTTTAAAGTAGCCACCCTTAATTTTCTTATCCTCCAGTTGCTCTTCTTCGCCCTTTTTTGTTACCTACTTGGAGCGTTATACCGGCAAGGCCCTAGCACCCACAGCATGAAACTAGTTTGGGTCGACTATAACGGCGGTATTATTGGTGAAACTGTGCGTAATGCCTACGAATTATTGTGGTCTCACAGTTTTCCCACCTTGACAGAGATGTCACCTTCCCAATATCCTTTGGAAAATTCACTATACGATCGTAACTTATATTTTGGTGCTTacccgggggggggggactCCTGGAACTATACAGTAAAGGTCAGGTTGCCTTGGAGTGGGGAAAGACGAGGATAATTGTTGCCACAACCAGCTTTTGGACGACTCCTGCATGAACTGGCGAGTACAGCTCCATAGAAGCTTTTTGAAGCTATTAAGGAGTATCTGCTCTGGAAGAGGGGAGTAAGCTGCTGTTTCTCCGTGAAGATTTTAGACTTCTAAGACGTGACTAAAGAATCTCAAGGCATAGAGAACTTGTTCTGGGCAATTTCAAAGACAGAGCGAACataatactccgtatcgcAGAAGCGGTCTCCCTCTTTGACTGTATATTCTGCGTCTTCGTAGTAGACAACGCCTATTCTGCGATGAATTCTGCGCTATCACACTCAGTTACTGCGGTTTTAAGGACAAATTTGCCTTGTATAGATCCAAAGAAGCTTATATACGCTATCACGGAGTCGAGCAGCCAGTAAGTTGGCTCCGGCTTATAGACTAATCTTTGATCCGAACACGAATTTAACCGAAGCCTACAAAGGAACTAGAGTAGTCTGTCAGATATTCCCCTCTTGGccctaataattattttcggcacgaggagctggacCTTTCCTACTTCCGAACTGGATTGGCAGCGCCGAACTTGATTCTGAGCAATCCACGGGAAGTAATATAGCGCCACAAGCAGCAGGTGATGGAAACCTAGAATAACGAGAATGCCTGCTGCTCAAAGCGTGCCTTTAGGCTGGACACTATTCACATTGGACATGTCTTTGTAGGAAACTTGAGAGATGAAGCATGTGTATAATATTGCTCGAGGGACAATACATGGGCACTCGTCGTCAAGCAAATATATCCGGAGGCCGGCCTAAACGAGATGAAGGCTATTGTAGGCCCCCGTAGAGATGCTATTGAAGCAAACTTGATCCGGCAGTCTGTCAAGTATCTTGCCAGTGCATACCAGTCTAGGTCGGACTGTAACCTCAAAGGTAAGCTAGCTTTTGGATGAAGTCCTTGCCCTCCCCGGCAGTcacttttattatattagagACTTGTCACTGCTATGGCATGAGATAATAAGCAAAGAATTATTAACGATTTTGCTCCAGTTGTCTTCTATATATCCTCCATCAAGAGGTCAATGTCTGAACGTTggtcaaaaacaaaaagacgAATGAGGACACGTGCAGTTTCTGTAGTTATTCTAGCGACTTAAAGTCAATTATTCAATTTAAAGGTACTCTGCTCTCTTGCTAATTGACTTGACACGTTTTACAGATAGTTTTCCCACTTGACGTGACGTCTTATATTACGGAATATTGAGCACGGTGGCCACTTGGCCAACGATTGCGACAAGGGGTTATTTATAAGAGCATTTATAAAGCAGCCGTAAGTCTTTAAGCGTTTAAGCCTAAGGCCTCGACGAGATTTTGAGTTGTTATATAACTATCATCAAGTTCAATCGTCGGCCCGTGCCGCTATGCCATGTGACCTCGGTGTAACCACCATGCACAAGAAACACCGGCATGCAACACCGTATGTTGAGTTCAATATATCTTCAGTACAACTAGCAATAAATATGCGGAATGAATAGTCAATCTCGCACCTTTTGTAAACTCATCACTGTTTTAAATTCATCCACTTAGAATATAAtggctggtgttgctgccCGTGACAAAAGTCTCAGAATGCAAAAGGAACTCTGACTCGTCCCGCAAGTGCTATCAAGTTCATAAAACACAACGGTTCGCATAGTTGTTTGTCAGCTGCAGGAAATCCACTGGTGCAATAACCAGAAAGGCAATATAGTAGCGGGAGGGAAGATTTCCCACTACATCTCATTCCTCTGCATGTCTGTCGTCTCCCGCGGTAGGTTGCCCTTTCGCGTTGCAACTGGCGTAACGCGACTGCGCTTTGCAGGATTGATACCATAGCTTAGCCATGCCAGAATTCCATCTTCTAGGCGATTGCCTATCATCTTGTATTGCATATATGGGTTACCACCTTGCCACAAATCTTGCCGTAAAATGAAGTCTTGATCATTCAGTGTCAGAGGGTTGGGGTTCTGCGCATATGGATGGAGGTTTTCAACAGAGTAGATGAGGTCTTGGTCAAAATACATCTGACCTACATAGGCAGCAGTAGTGTCGATAATGGTGCCATTGGGATAGGGCCGAGCATTGGGGTGTAACATGACGTGAATGTGAATGGTGCGCCCGGCGTAATGGCCAGGGAATAGTGTAGAGAACTTTACAACCCCATCGTTGTCAGTCTTTTGAACACCTCGGAGGAAGGTCTTCTTTAGGTTGTTTGGGTCGGCCGGGCCATTGCCGTTTTCTCGGTTGATGACGCCGCCGTAAACTCCAGTGGAATTGGCCTCTGTACAATCACGGCTGTTAGCACATGGAATAGAAAGAGTGGTGCGAGATTCGTGCTAAACATACGCCAAACGTCGACATATTTCCCTTCCACCGGCCGGCAGGTGGTTGCATCGATAAATTGAACGTCAATCTCCATAGGAATGCCCTGTTGGGTTTCGACAATGTTGGACCGCACACTCTCGCCGGCGACATCTACCGTTGACGGTAAATTAGAGTCTCTTCGAATAGCAAAGCGACTGGCATCTTACAATAAGGTCCAACCATTTCTTCCGGGGCCAAAACGCATGACGCGGTTGTCTTGAAGAGTGATGCATGGGACGCCTCCATGGCACCCCAGTCTCTGGATTGCTTGTCATCTCTCTGGGGTTCCAACCCACGCTTTTCGCGTAGCCTATTGACCATGTGCAATCTGCGCTGTATGCCGCGCTTCATGACACCAGAGGCCTCTAGTTCTTGAGCACAGTGATCCAAGTTGGTTACATGGTTCTGCAGAAATTCTCCGCGGGCCTTCAACTCAGCCGCATGGTCCTCACCAGGATGGCCAGCGGCCAGACGGCAGGCAAGTATAAGGGAAAGCAGGCTAAAAGTATGCataataataaagtttaaGTAGTTTCAATCGTCTACAAGGCAATTTTTTCTGCAACGGTGAGTCTGGCGGCCACAGTCAAGATACCTTTACATGTACagcgggcgaggcggcctCTTTTAAGACCTGCTGTCTGGCAATGTCTCGTAGCATGGAACATGCATATCGGTACGTGAAGCCCGGCCGTGTTGGCCATCCCAGGGTCACTCATAGAATACTACACGAGCATTGGGGGTACGCAATGCCGCAGCCACGTTGGATGAGGGTATTGCGCTCGGACGGCCACCCATCAGAACCAAGGCATTGCACACCTCCCTAAACGGGCAAGTTTGGGGGGAATGATTCCCCAAATGCGGAGGTGCAGCTATTGCTACCAATTCCACTACATTGGATGCCCGGTGGGAGGCAAGCTGATATAACTCGGCATTGGTGGGATACTGGTAGTATCTAGTATGTCAATGCTACAGAAACACAGAGGCAACCGGTACGATGTAGTATTTATGATACGCTAATAAAGTCGAATAGGTAGACTAGCCAATGATCAGGGAACTTTTGTCAAAGAGTTCTTTCCTATAATAGATggcgagtacggagtagctagACGACAAATGACACATTCCCAATTTCCAAACGTTACACACAATCTGCCGGGGATCCAGTCATTTAAATTTTATGTAATGAAATGATTCCAACACAAGCGTAAATTTAGCATAGAGCTCATGAAACCTGTGCAATACAGCACGGAGTAGAGACCCTGTTGTCGAGTTTATGCTGGCGCAAGACAAACCTTGGTTCCATTTCGAGAACAAAGCGTCAGCGTCAATGACTCTTCCCACGGCCCCGGATCCTTACTTTCCAGCTTTTGGAACTCCTGTGCTATGCGGACAGTAACATATCCCACTTCGGTCAGGGCGTATTGCTGGCCGACACATATGCGCGGCCCTCCGTTAAAAGGCAGATACTCCCATCGCGGCTGCAGCTCCTTGCTCTCCCAGCGCTCCGGGCGGAATTCATCTGCATCCGGTCCGTAGAAATCAGCCCGTCGATGCATCGCGTACACGTTATAGGCGACGTGCGTGCCCTTGGGTACAAATACCGGTGACAGGCCGTCACTCCCACCGCCGACTGGCAGGATAGTATCTCGCAAGGCCTCGCGAGAGTTCATGGGCACGACTGGGTGGAGGCGTAGCGCTGGCGAGTCGTGTtagtgaagaagaagaagacgacaagaTGGAGACGGACGCATGCCGTCTTATCTGTACCTACATTCGTTCATGCAGCACTTCAAGTACTTGAGACTACGAAGCATCTCATAGGTTGGCACTTGCCCATTCAGCACGGCCACCTCATTTCGCAGTTTGGCCCAGATGGCCGGATTCTTGGCAAGCATAAAAAACATGTTGCTGAGTAGGCTGGCCGTGGTGTCACGACCGGCAAGGAGAACATTGAGAAGTTCGTCCAAGATGCGGCGCTTGTCCGATGTACGCCTTGCCAATTCGCGCAGGAAGATGTATTTCTCGCCCTGCGTCTTGGACTTGTCCGCTGATGGTTGCTTTTCGGCCGGGTCGCCCTCTGACCAAACCTCGCTGACGGCCTTGTCAACAAATTGCTGGGCAAACTCGCGACAAATCCTATTGCATCTGTCGGCCTTGGGATCCCTGTAGAGTTTCGCCAGCGGTCCCAGGATGTTGCGCATCCTGATGGCGTCCTGCGCATAATTGAATGCCTCTGCGAAATCCAGCtccgtcttggccgtcttcttcagaCTGCCGACTGACTGTCCAAACAGAAACTCGGTGGCAGAATCAATTGTATAGCGAAAGAACAGGTCCTGCAGGTCGACGACGGTCTGTCCATCCCGCGGAATAAGCGCAAAGAGGTCCTGCATCAGATTCTcaaacaaggccaagtcgGCTACTTGGTCTCTGGTGAAGTTGGGCCGGATAAGAGCGCGCGACGCCGCCCAGTGGTCGCCATCCGTGTCGAATATGCCTGCCCCGAGGAGGGGGCTGAAGCGTTCTAGACGATGGCCAATGCCATAGTCCTTGAAATTGAGCGCGAGGACCGTCTTGATGTTGTCGGGCTCCACGGTCACGATGATGGGAAGCAACAGCTGCCTCGACGTGTACGTATTTCCGAAGCGGGAAGTCCTCGCGCGGCTTGTTTCGAGGGCTTTGTGCTCGCGAGCCGCCCTCAGATTGGCACGTATTGTGTCTATGCCAAGGAATGGGTCTTTGTTGGCAGATTTTGCAACCGgtcggcagccatggctaCGCGCAATCTGGCGCCGGACGAAGAATCGCCTGGCGATGGGGACAAGCAAGGAGATGACGGCCAAGCCGACGGCTGCCCATACCAGCAGCCTCGTTGGGTGCGAACCCGCGGGCATGTCCATTACAGAAACGTCTGGTACGAAGCCTACGGTTGCAAATGAACTGGGTGAGGTTTGGGGGTGTGAGCTGGGGGGTTCTGCCGTATATCGCGACAAGCCATTCACAGCCGTGCCCACGTCATACGGATGTACAAAGCCGGCAGCTGCGGGGTTGGCAGGGTTCAAACAATGCAGCCGATGGCGAGCAAGCCAATCtttggtctggtctggtacttgagTAGGTTGCGGATgagcgttcaatgttggccgtTCAATGTCCTGGCGTCCCCGCTGGCCCTGAATCGGACGACACGCGTCGAGTTATTGTGAGACAACCAGACTGGACATTACGACACCAGCCAACCGACGGATGCACAGGCCCAGCGTCTCTGCGGCTACCGAGGTTcataccagaccagacgcaaTGTCGATTGGTTGTGGCTCCCGTGCCCCCTTGACGCCGCTCCCATCCGTCAATCCTAGTCAAAGACTCAACCCCTTTCCTGTCGCGGGCGTCTGTCCCATCCCCGGTGACTACGATGCtccctccagatgtcccatGTCCCTACGGGCAAAGAGAAATGAAAAGGCAATGCCCACGCCAACTCTCCGGCTTACAATTGTCCAGGCAACCACTGGTGCCATCCAAATTGCCCCAAACTGTCGATCCCCTCTCGCCGGACATAATGTTACGAGAGGTCCACCAAGACCAGTAAGGATCCCGCCCTTGGCATGCATCTCGATGTGCGACGTATTCCCCACAGAATTTGCTGGTCCCGCAGCCTGTCCTCGATCTGGGCAGCCGAGGTGTCCGGGATGGCGTCCATTCGGAAACATCATTCGCGGGATTGCACCTTGCACGACCATCCGCGACATATCCGGGGAGGATCCTACCCGGCACAGCGCCGGCTTTCGTATCCCTTTGAGTGCGCTAAGGTGCCGATTCTGTAGCGAGCAAGGATGTGAGCCAATTACAGATCTTAAATCAAAAGGTATATTAGCTTACATgttattagtataatattataagtacctaTAGTTCATAATATACATTAAGGTACATTAAATATCTAGTAAACCCACCACAAAAAAAGGTACCGTTAAGGTATTGCAAAAGGGTGGAGACAGGTACGGAGGTGGCACCTTAGCGCACTCAAAGGGATTTGACAACCCAAAGCAGGACATAGACGAGTCATTGATGGTGCAGGCCGGGTCCAGTCGTTCTCTGCTATCCACACAGGCAATACAGTACGAGTATtaagcagccatggctgggACCGTTGCAcaccaagtaccagacccaaCCCAACAagtcatcaattgatgctctAGTTCCTCCTTTAGGGTAGGCGTTACCATCTCTGTAGTAGTCGCCGTTACTATTAACTGGGAAATAGTCCGATAATGTTAAGACTCGGATCTAAAGGGCTACCACTAAGTGTTTAAGGGATAAGTGGCTTGAGGTCAATGACAAGATGTGCAAGACTTTTTACATGTGCACAAGCGAAAAGATCACACGGATCGCAGAGGGCGTTGCTGCGGGTGCACGTGACCTACCCAGGCTCAATGAAATAAAGGTGGATGAGTGATCAGGCAATCTCAATTGAACTTCAAGACACCTTTATCAGAAGGGTAGACTGTTTTCGCCCAATTTAGAcccaactacggagtaccctGTTGGCCATGTATATATCGGCCATGTTGCACGGCGCGTACGTGGCTGTTGGCCAGATTTGTGGACTGTTCAGCACGACAGCTTGACCAGACTTCATGACATCGCAAGTGGGTCAGCAGTGATGCAAATTTGACCTTGACAGAATCACAGATCCCCCGTGAGCCGGCACCAGCTTTCTGACCTTCTGCCATCGTCCACGTACGGAAGGAACAAAGTCCATCGAGAGAGCGGCACATAGAGGCAGTGTTCCTCTCAGCTCTTCGCGATGAGCGACAGACAGAAAGGCCAACGCCAGACCCGTGGTCGCGGCCACCATGGCCGTGGACGTCGACGCGGCCATGCTCAGGCATCGGGAAGAAGCTCAGCGCAAAGAAATCACGACACTCCCATCGACACCCCATCTCCCATCAACGGCAGTGAGACGCCGCCTCTGCCATTTGATGCAAAGCCGCCCCTCACAGAAGCCGTTCCGCTCGACACGCCGAGGTTCTCTGAACTCGATGAGCAGCACCTCCATCCCTCGCTCACCGAAGCCATCACCAAGGACCTTAAATTTGACCACATGATGCCTGTCCAGGCCGCCACTCTCTGGGAGCTCTTGCCGCCAGGTCGCCACGACTGTCTTGTCCAAGCCAAAACCGGTACAGGAAAAACCATCGCCTTCTTGCTCCCCGCTCTTCAGAACATGATCACCAAGAAGAAACCCGGTGGTTCAGCCATCTCCCTCCTCGCCATTTCGCCCACTCGCGAGCTCGCGCTGCAGATTGCCCAGGAAGCCACCTCTTTACTCCAAAGATTGCCCGACTATCGCGTGCGCACCGCCATCGGTGGCACAAACAAGGACCGCGAAGAGAAGCAAATTCTTGATCGCTGCGACGTTCTCATCGCCACGCCTGGCAGGCTCATTGACCACATGTCCAATGAAAATATCCTATGGGCTTTTCGGGAGTTGGATACGCTTGTATTAGATGAAGCCGATAGACTCCTCGACATGGGGTTTGTGCCTGCCCTTCGAGAAATCGTCAGCAAGCTGCCCGACAAGAAACAGGTCGACAGACAGAGCATGTTGTTCTCAGCCACTATTGCCGAGCGCGTCAACAAGGTTGCTGGCCTTGTCCTATCGACGGGATACAAATTCATCTCCACCATTCCCGAAGGCGAAGTCAACACGCACGAACGCGTGCCACAAGTCCTCATCACGGTGCCCACGTTTGCATCCGTCACCGCAGGCATGGTCGGCGCCATCAgggaagaagccgccaagcACGACAacttcaaggccattgtTTTCGCTCCTACGGCTGCGCAGGCTGGCTTCTACGGACATGTCTTGTCTAGGATCCCCGGTTTGCCACCCGTGTCTACACTCCACAGCCGAATGACGCAGAACAAGCGAACCAAGATCACGAATGACTACCGCGAAGCACCATCTGCTATTTTGACAGCTACGGATGTCATTGCCAGAGGCATGGACTTTCCTGGCGTGACGACTGTATTCCAAATCGGTATCCCCTCGGAAAAGGAGAGCTATATccaccgtcttggccgcACGGCACGAGCCAATGCTGAAGGACGTGGTATTTTCCTCATTTGTGAGGCAGAATCGTTCTTCCCGAAGTGGACCCTAAAGAATTTCACCTTTATACCCCATGAGGCAGATGTATCGTCTGCTGATGAAGTTGAGCGGATTCTGGATACCATTGAGGAGGATCAAAAGGCGCAGATATACCAGGCGTGGCTGGGATATTATAACAACCATATGAAGGGTTTGAGGTGGGACAAAACGGAGCTTGTCAGGCAAGCAAACATTTTTGCGCGCGATGGGCTGGGCACGCCAGAGACGCCGCCTATTCAAAAGGGTGTTGTCGGGAAGATGGGACTGAGAGGCACGAGGGGACTCAATGTTGTGCCTGATAAGCCTAGAGGCAGGACTGCTAGGGGGGGGCGATAGAAAGAAGGTGTCGTTGATCGGGGTGCCTGGATGATGATTTGGGAGGTGCAGGCCGCAATGGAGTGCAGCAGACGGAGCTCGGTCAGGCATATAGCTTTGTCAGTATAACAAAGACCGTTTCCTATCGCCGATTATGCAATGTCTGTTAGGGCAACTTCCGATATTTCAAGCGttctgttacacggaaaaggcccaacagatcgtgaagcctaaTAACGGGGCGTCACCGATACGGGACTTATTAGTTACACAGCTTAGATACGTGCCCGGGTAAGAGATTTAAGCCTAGGTAttccttttatatatataaagcagttactttttttttcttagtaacTAAAGACCTTGGAGACCCGttgagattattattaagttgAGCCCTtctgctccaagccttctgtATTGAATCCTTGTCACACATTCGCTGACGCCAAGTGTACCAGGGGTTGCTGATGCTGCGCTTCAGCTAGCCCTTGTGTTGGGACATGTGCAAGGAGGTTGGCAGGCTGGAAACAGAGAGGCTTGTACGATGCGTCTTCGAGAATTCGATAGAACATTGCTTGAGGGACGCTACCAAATGTAGGTTTTCCCCTTTATGTATTCGTAAGACTGAGATTATCGAGTACCCCCCCATGAACTATTTTGTTCACAACGTGAAATAGCCATTTCTATCCACACACCACTACTCATCTCATATAGTTATATAGACAGTTCAAGCCAAAAATGTACTAGCCATGTCCAAGAAAAGGATATCCTAGTTCCGGCTCTCACACCTCTTCTTCAGATCTTGATTAAACCCTTCGAACCCCTTCTTGGTTGATGACCCAAACCTGGACCCCTCTGCCATGAGAAATGACAGGATTCCAGAGAAATCCTCGCCCTGCACAAATGTCGTGGCACCCGCCGTCTTCACGCTGGGCATAAATTTAAAGTAGTGATAGCCGGTGAAGAGTCCAGGCATGTTCCAGAGTTTGCCTACCCACTTGAATTCATCAGCCGAGTTGGTCACTACGATTGGCTTTATGGACATTCCCTCTAGCTCAATGGTAAGCCTGGACCCTGCCTCAATTGGCTTGTTTGGATCAACTGGTGCGATTGATTTGATGAACGTTGTGGGCCAGGATGGATAGGATGAGAAGTCAAGAAACTAGAAACCGTCAGCCTTGTACATTTTATATGCCTCTGGGACCAAAAGTATACCTACGGTTTTTCTGACTTGCTCCGGAGAACAATTAATCTCGACTTCAGTGTGAATGGAAGGCATTGTACACATGTACGTATTGTGCAAGGCCTTTTTTGAGGAATCGGTGTTATTCCAAGATCGACATTTGTGCCACCCAGTCAAATTTCACGGCGTCGCAAGCGACTGGTAGTATTTATACGTTTGGCATTCCGGGGCGCGACAGCCGGAACACCGGGACAGGAATAAGGCAGAGGCCGTGCCAATGTCGTGCGATTCGGGACGACGGCCAAGGGGGAAGTGTAGGAGGCTTGATGCTTATCGAATGACCGGGGCAATATCGCATGGtggcgtcgtcttctttcaGCCATGCG is part of the Metarhizium brunneum chromosome 4, complete sequence genome and harbors:
- the himC gene encoding Cytochrome P450 monooxygenase himC; this translates as MDMPAGSHPTRLLVWAAVGLAVISLLVPIARRFFVRRQIARSHGCRPVAKSANKDPFLGIDTIRANLRAAREHKALETSRARTSRFGNTYTSRQLLLPIIVTVEPDNIKTVLALNFKDYGIGHRLERFSPLLGAGIFDTDGDHWAASRALIRPNFTRDQVADLALFENLMQDLFALIPRDGQTVVDLQDLFFRYTIDSATEFLFGQSVGSLKKTAKTELDFAEAFNYAQDAIRMRNILGPLAKLYRDPKADRCNRICREFAQQFVDKAVSEVWSEGDPAEKQPSADKSKTQGEKYIFLRELARRTSDKRRILDELLNVLLAGRDTTASLLSNMFFMLAKNPAIWAKLRNEVAVLNGQVPTYEMLRSLKYLKCCMNESLRLHPVVPMNSREALRDTILPVGGGSDGLSPVFVPKGTHVAYNVYAMHRRADFYGPDADEFRPERWESKELQPRWEYLPFNGGPRICVGQQYALTEVGYVTVRIAQEFQKLESKDPGPWEESLTLTLCSRNGTKVCLAPA
- the MSS116 gene encoding ATP-dependent RNA helicase MSS116: MSDRQKGQRQTRGRGHHGRGRRRGHAQASGRSSAQRNHDTPIDTPSPINGSETPPLPFDAKPPLTEAVPLDTPRFSELDEQHLHPSLTEAITKDLKFDHMMPVQAATLWELLPPGRHDCLVQAKTGTGKTIAFLLPALQNMITKKKPGGSAISLLAISPTRELALQIAQEATSLLQRLPDYRVRTAIGGTNKDREEKQILDRCDVLIATPGRLIDHMSNENILWAFRELDTLVLDEADRLLDMGFVPALREIVSKLPDKKQVDRQSMLFSATIAERVNKVAGLVLSTGYKFISTIPEGEVNTHERVPQVLITVPTFASVTAGMVGAIREEAAKHDNFKAIVFAPTAAQAGFYGHVLSRIPGLPPVSTLHSRMTQNKRTKITNDYREAPSAILTATDVIARGMDFPGVTTVFQIGIPSEKESYIHRLGRTARANAEGRGIFLICEAESFFPKWTLKNFTFIPHEADVSSADEVERILDTIEEDQKAQIYQAWLGYYNNHMKGLRWDKTELVRQANIFARDGLGTPETPPIQKGVVGKMGLRGTRGLNVVPDKPRGRTARGGR